The following proteins come from a genomic window of Pirellula staleyi DSM 6068:
- a CDS encoding acetylxylan esterase, translated as MLRYPCRALAITQALALLFAMNLSLASAEEFPTFDQLQPSAELPALLIDEAGKPITTAEAWSKKRDTLKAQFQHWMYGRLPPKPAQVKYETLFTDEKALGGKATVREIRISFVEPALSKRQHVLLVTPNGVEKPGVFIGMNFCGNHTVLPDTKIALPEGWVGKGCVGVENERATDAGRGAQTEVWNAELIVSRGYALATFYSGDIDPDTPDLADGIGPAFYKPGQTAAEGDDAGTIALWAWGFHRVADLVTTEFKDTIDASKIASVGHSRNGKTALLAAAMDDRFSIAIPSQAGCGGTAPSRGKVGEQVKQINKNFPHWFCDNFLLFNEHPDLLPFDQHALVAICAPRAVLFANAEEDTWANPMGQFEVLQAAEPVFKLLGTSGLAEAKEPVMNQLVGGRLGFFYRPGKHSMSTTDWTAYLDFADQQWK; from the coding sequence ATGCTCCGCTATCCCTGCCGCGCACTAGCAATCACTCAGGCCCTCGCCCTGCTATTTGCCATGAATCTGTCACTCGCATCGGCCGAAGAATTTCCGACGTTCGATCAACTTCAGCCGAGCGCCGAGCTTCCCGCGCTGCTGATCGACGAGGCTGGTAAACCGATCACCACTGCCGAAGCGTGGAGTAAAAAACGGGACACCTTGAAAGCGCAGTTTCAGCACTGGATGTATGGCCGCTTGCCCCCCAAGCCAGCGCAGGTGAAGTACGAAACGCTCTTCACCGACGAGAAAGCGCTCGGCGGCAAGGCAACCGTGCGTGAAATTCGGATCTCGTTTGTCGAACCTGCACTCTCGAAACGTCAACATGTTCTGCTCGTCACTCCCAACGGCGTCGAGAAGCCGGGGGTCTTTATCGGGATGAATTTCTGCGGCAATCACACGGTTTTGCCCGACACCAAAATCGCTTTGCCGGAAGGCTGGGTTGGTAAGGGATGCGTCGGTGTCGAGAACGAGCGCGCCACCGATGCTGGTCGTGGTGCTCAAACCGAGGTGTGGAATGCGGAGTTGATCGTCAGCCGCGGCTATGCTCTTGCAACCTTCTACAGTGGCGACATCGACCCCGACACCCCGGACCTCGCCGATGGGATCGGTCCTGCGTTTTACAAGCCAGGTCAAACCGCTGCGGAAGGGGACGACGCCGGAACCATCGCCCTGTGGGCCTGGGGTTTTCATCGTGTCGCCGATCTCGTGACGACTGAGTTCAAGGATACGATCGACGCCAGCAAAATCGCTTCGGTCGGTCACTCGCGGAATGGCAAAACGGCCCTTTTGGCTGCTGCGATGGACGATCGCTTCTCCATCGCCATTCCTTCGCAAGCCGGTTGTGGTGGAACAGCTCCCTCGCGCGGCAAGGTGGGAGAACAAGTGAAGCAGATCAACAAAAACTTCCCCCACTGGTTCTGCGATAACTTCCTGCTGTTCAACGAACACCCCGATCTGCTGCCGTTCGACCAGCACGCGCTCGTCGCCATTTGTGCCCCGCGCGCGGTGCTGTTTGCAAATGCCGAAGAAGATACCTGGGCCAACCCAATGGGTCAGTTCGAAGTGCTGCAAGCAGCCGAACCGGTCTTTAAGCTGCTCGGAACGAGCGGACTGGCAGAAGCAAAAGAACCGGTGATGAACCAACTGGTGGGTGGGCGTCTCGGCTTTTTCTATCGCCCCGGCAAACACAGCATGAGCACCACCGACTGGACAGCGTACCTCGATTTCGCCGACCAGCAGTGGAAATAG